GCGTAAACATCAAAAACTGCTTATATCGCAGTCTATACACAATGAGAGAGAGGACACCGAATATATTTTCTTCATTAGGGAAGATCATCAGCAGAATCACTCCCATCGTATAGATCGGGCTGGTTCCGATGTCTCCAAACACGAGGCCCAAGGATTTCAATACACGAGATGAATCCAGGATATAGGCCATAATAATCGTTTTTTAACAACAGTTAAATTACTTCTGGTTTAATGGTTATTTATGATGAGTAAAAGAGTGTCTCAACCTTCATTTCATATTGTTATTCAGATGCACCTCTACAAAACATGAGTTAATACCGGAGTGAAAATGTTCTCAATCCCATCATTTGTCGCACCAACTAAACGGATTTTGATCATCGCTATCGTTGTGGGAATAATTGCAGGAATTGGCTCACTCCTCTTTTTTGAAGGCTTAAAATGGGGCACTGCATTTTTCATGGGATATCTGCTGCAGTACACATACCCACAGGAAGGCCAGACGGTAACGGAGATCAGCCAGTGGTCAGGACCTCATTCCCTCACACTTTTAATCCCAATCCTCTGCTTTGGAAGTTTACTCACAGGAATCCTGGTTACTAGGTTCGCACCCGAGGCTGAAGGCCACGGAACCGATGCTGCTATCAAAGCATTTCATGGTGAGGGAAAAATCCGCAGACGTATTCCCCTGCTAAAAGC
This DNA window, taken from Methanospirillum lacunae, encodes the following:
- a CDS encoding KUP/HAK/KT family potassium transporter, encoding MAYILDSSRVLKSLGLVFGDIGTSPIYTMGVILLMIFPNEENIFGVLSLIVYRLRYKQFLMFTHLMSDSPKVLRQGSLPFP